The DNA window GGGGATGCGGTGGCCGGCGAAGGGTCTGCTCTGGGCGTAGCGCGCGCGCAGGGCGAGGAGGACCGGCATCCGGCTCTCCGCCCACTCGATGCGGCGCCGGCCGGCTTCGGCCAGCTTGAGGTTCGCCACCTTGTAACGGGTCGTCGTGTTCATGCTGTTCTCCTCCTAGCCGCCGCAGCGCGCGCTGAGCGGCGCGGCCAGATCGGTGTCCTCCCAGCGGAAGCCCTCGCCCTCCCGGCCGAAGTGGCCGAAGGCGGCCGTCCGCGCGTACTGCGGCCGCAGCAGGTCGAGGTGCCGGATGATGCCCCGCGGCTGGAGCGGAAAGAGCTCCCGCACCGCGGCCGTGAGGGCGGCGTCCGCGACGCGCCCGGTGCCGAAGGTGTCGACCATCACGCTGACGGGATCGGCGACGCCGATCGCGTAGGCGATCTGCACCTCGACCTCGCGCGCCAGCCCGGCGGCGACGATGTTCTTGGCGATGTAGCGGCCCATGTAGGAGGCCGAGCGGTCCACCTTGCTCGGGTCCTTGCCGCTGAAGGCGCCGCCGCCGTGGCTGCCCTTGCCGCCGTAGCTGTCGACGATGATCTTGCGGCCGGTCACGCCGCAGTCGGCCTTCGGCCCGCCCTCGACGAAACTGCCCGTCGGGTTGATGTGCACGGCGTAGCCGGCGAACTCGCAGCCGCTCGCCTCGAGCACGGGCCGGATCACCTGCGCCTCGACCTCGGCGCGCAGGTCGGCGATGCGCCAGGCGGCGTCGTGCTGCGTCGAGAGGACGACGGCGGCGATGCGCAGGGGCCGCCCGTTGTCGTACTCCACCGTGACCTGGCTCTTGCCGTCCGGCCGCGCGTAGCGCAGCTCCCCGGCGCGACGCAGGTCGGCGAGACGGCGCG is part of the bacterium genome and encodes:
- a CDS encoding methionine adenosyltransferase, with translation MSERHLFTSESVTDGHPDKVADQISDSILDAVLAQEASEGKDPGGARVAVETLVTTGMAIVAGEMRTEVWVDIPSLIRETIARIGYTSCEMGFDSHTCAVLTSIDKQSPDIARGVDTGGAGDQGMMFGYACNETPSLMPLPITLAHRLTRRLADLRRAGELRYARPDGKSQVTVEYDNGRPLRIAAVVLSTQHDAAWRIADLRAEVEAQVIRPVLEASGCEFAGYAVHINPTGSFVEGGPKADCGVTGRKIIVDSYGGKGSHGGGAFSGKDPSKVDRSASYMGRYIAKNIVAAGLAREVEVQIAYAIGVADPVSVMVDTFGTGRVADAALTAAVRELFPLQPRGIIRHLDLLRPQYARTAAFGHFGREGEGFRWEDTDLAAPLSARCGG
- a CDS encoding adenosylhomocysteinase; amino-acid sequence: MNTTTRYKVANLKLAEAGRRRIEWAESRMPVLLALRARYAQSRPFAGHRIP